The following is a genomic window from Deltaproteobacteria bacterium.
AGGCCATCCGGCCTTCCTGCTCCATCACCTTTTCGACGACCCCGATGACGAACGAGATCCCGATGCTGTTGACCAGCCGCGTACCCTGGAAGTTCAGCAGGATCCGGCGGCCGCCCTCGTCGAGCCTCGCGCGGACCACCTTCTCGACCTCCTCGCCCAGCAGGCTGTTCAGGTAGCCGCCGACGCACACCACCATGGTGTCTCCCTCCTCGCGGATCCGGATCGTCTTGTACGGAGACATCAGCGCTCCCCGGGGGACGCGGGTCCCCCTTCCACTTGCTGTACGGTCCCCGGATTCGCGGGATCGGCCCCGAGATTCTTCACCATGCGGACGACGGTGCCGTCCGGCCCCGTGATGATCTCAACTTCGTCGACCAGCTCCCGGATCAGCTTCAGTCCCCATCCCCGGTTCTTCTTCGACTCCTCCGGCGTCTTCCCCGCCTGGAACCCCTTGCCGTCGTCCTGCACGAAGAGTTCGATCTTGTCGGGGGAGAGCAGGTACCGCAGCCGGACCTTCCCCGACTCGGAGGCGCTGTGCTCGAAGGCGTTGATGCACGCCTCGATGATCGCCATCTTGATCCGGTCCACGGTGTCGGCGTCGACGGAGGCGAAGGCCGCCACCTCTTCCGCGACCCGCGCCGCGACCATCTCGGAGTCGGCCTTGATCGGGAGGACCAGTTCGTACTCCAGCGTCTTTCCGGCGCGCGGCGCCTCGGCGCCCGGAGAGCGGGCGGACTCGGGCTCCCGCTCCAGTTCCTCGAGTCCGAACAGGTTGAGGAAGAGCCGCAGCTGCGTCGGGTGGGACAGGTGGATGCCGTACCCCGACGCCAGGTCGACCGCC
Proteins encoded in this region:
- a CDS encoding STAS domain-containing protein, which codes for MSPYKTIRIREEGDTMVVCVGGYLNSLLGEEVEKVVRARLDEGGRRILLNFQGTRLVNSIGISFVIGVVEKVMEQEGRMAFCEVSRINRDLFRVTGLAKYVRSFETEKEALEFLSGNA
- a CDS encoding ATP-binding protein, giving the protein VGDPVLADFLYWAFERGVLGKGTSQVAAAIVQARLSHTAPEPGQGGDHARRVAIVKELMRKWDLREVPLLLLDFGKFREKFGGKGLLEVVIGMEHEAVRVRLPKVSSVSTGYRAIRGGPRFDFDLVAYGFLDADFSEENLVIWAVDAAVEKNLGARAVEHFENRCRLLALEKGLPHDRLRKWMIINETADPAAVDLASGYGIHLSHPTQLRLFLNLFGLEELEREPESARSPGAEAPRAGKTLEYELVLPIKADSEMVAARVAEEVAAFASVDADTVDRIKMAIIEACINAFEHSASESGKVRLRYLLSPDKIELFVQDDGKGFQAGKTPEESKKNRGWGLKLIRELVDEVEIITGPDGTVVRMVKNLGADPANPGTVQQVEGGPASPGER